A section of the Eublepharis macularius isolate TG4126 chromosome 1, MPM_Emac_v1.0, whole genome shotgun sequence genome encodes:
- the RIT1 gene encoding GTP-binding protein Rit1: MDVAGPRGPPGGVGSAAVPPPGQPREYKLVMLGAGGVGKSAMTMQFISHRFPEDHDPTIEDAYKIRIRIDDEPANLDILDTAGQAEFTAMRDQYMRAGEGFIICYSITDRRSFHEVREFKQLIYRVRRTDETPVVLVGNKSDLAQLRQVSKEEGQALAREFSCPFFETSAAFRYYIDDVFHALVREIRRKEKEAAAALGKKCKPRATVWKRLKSPFRKKKNSVT, translated from the exons ATGGACGTGGCCGGGCCGCGGGGGCCTCCCGGCGGGGTGGGCTCCGCCGCCGTCCCTCCGCCCGGGCAGCCCCGCGAGTACAAGCTGGTGATGCTGGGCGCCGGTGGGGTCGGCAAGAGCG CTATGACCATGCAGTTCATTAGTCATCGTTTCCCAGAAGATCACGACCCCACTATCG AGGACGCTTACAAAATCCGAATAAGGATTGACGACGAACCTGCTAACCTGGACATTTTGGATACGGCGGGCCAG GCGGAATTTACTGCCATGAGAGACCAGTACATGAGGGCAGGGGAAGGGTTTATTATCTGTTACTCGATCACGGATCGCCGAAGTTTCCATGAAGTCCGCGAGTTCAAGCAGCTCATCTACCGTGTTCGGCGTACAGATGAGACTCCAGTCGTCCTTGTGGGAAACAAATCTGACTTGGCGCAGTTGAGACAG GTCTCCAAGGAAGAAGGCCAGGCCCTGGCCCGTGAATTCAGCTGTCCCTTTTTCGAAACGTCAGCTGCCTTCCGCTATTATATCGACGATGTGTTTCATGCGCTCGTCCGGGAGATCAGGcggaaagagaaggaagcagcagcGGCATTGGGGAAGAAGTGTAAGCCACGAGCCACTGTTTGGAAAAGGCTGAAGTCTCCCTTTCGGAAGAAGAAAAATTCTGTGACGTGA